CAAAGCATGACTACACAATATACCAACTCTTTCAAATTGGCCACAGCTACATAGAACTTTTTGCTGTTCATCAACTATAACTTTGCATTCTTCTTCATAAGAGCATTCCGGGTCAAGATTGGCAATTGCAACAGTATATGCATTGTCTTCCTCCGATGGCTTGATGTACGCTGAGATGGATCTTTCGTATTCATTCTGAAAATCTTCAAATATGCTAGGTGTGTAAACTTTGCTTGCTTGTATTACTGTAGGAGTTCTTATTCTAACTCTAGGTAATTTTTTCCTCGACTCATATTCCTCATTTACCTCTTTATCTCTCTTTCCTTGCACAACCCTCTCTACGTGCTTGAAAAAACGAAGAATGTCAAGATCAGACTTCAAATGGTCTTTCAAGTCACTATTCAAGCTCTCACTTAATTGTGTGCTTCTCATGCCTATAGTGTAAGCATTTCTCATGTAACATCTTGCCCATTTCTCTTTTACTTTATAGATACTGTCCAACCAAGTCTGTGTATCCACATTGATTCTTATGGCAGTGAAAGCTTCTTCAaagtcttcctcttcctcgtaCTTGTACATGCAAGCACTGAAATCAGCAAGTACATTTGGGCCATCCTCGTCTTTTTTCTTATGAGGTAAATGTTTGATGGCATTTTGCATTATGTGAAAAGTGCACAATCCATGCCATGCTTCTGTAAATACCGCCCGAATTGCATTACCCATTGCTACGTCCTGGTCACTAAAGATAGTTCTAGGATGCTTTTTGTTATGTATGGATAAGAAAGTGTTGAACAACCATTTGAAGGATTCAAATGTCTCGTCGTATAGAAGTGCAACACCAAAAATGGCCATTTCTCTAAAATGGTTGAAGCCAACAAATACACCAAAGGGTCTGTACTCTTTATTTGTCCCAAATGTAGTATCAAACGTAACAACATCACCAAAGTGAGCATAGTCAATGATCATCTTTGCATCAGCCCAGAAGATATTTGCTATTTGTTCATCGCAATCGTGTTGTACATCATATTCAAATGCAGGATTCTCATTTTTTTATCTCGAAAGTACTTGAGCATACTTCCAGCTTCACCATACATCAACTCCCTTTGACGCTTGGTTCGCAAATAGTTCTTGTGATCACGAGGTGTTTAGGTAAGGTTTAACTTCTGTAGCCCTCATTGGAACAAACGTATCTCGCGGAAGTGATTGCCCCATCAAGTTTGCTCTTATTTTCGTAATTTACACTTACGTCAAAACCAATATGACCTCCATAACAAGTCCAAAAGCCCCAGGCCTCTTTTGTGGAATTAAATTTCATAGCAATTTGAGGCATCCAACTAGGAATCATATTTGTCCTATAAAAAACAGGCATATCTTAATTTATTTGTCTAGTTACACTACAAGAATATGATGATATGGCATGAGAATTTAACAAAATTGAGTGTACCTGTTTGAATCTTTGTTGGAGTTGGTCATATTCTCCATTACACCTTTTCGTTTCCTTTTTTGTAATATGTGATAGTCAGTCTATAGGAATTCTCTTGCTGCCTTGAGAACATGAATACAATTAGAGCATATGTTACATACCTCGAGATTGATCGTCTTTTTTTTGCTAGGAGAAGGAAGGCAAAAGGGAGATCATCTACATTAATCTCCTGTCAAGTATTGGAAATCCCAAGTATTTCATGAGCAAAGCACCTATGGTACAACTTGCATGTAAAGATCTAACTACATTCATGTATTTTATCTTGAGATTATTCAAAACAATAGAGATCACTTCTGTTAGCAAAGCACCTATGGTACAACTTGCATGTACAGTTCTGACTACATTCATGTATTTCATCTTGAGCTTATTTAGAACAATAGAGATCACTTCTGTTCAAATATATTTTTTCACTCTAACATCATCCAAAAGGTGCAGGAATAAATTTTGGATCTCCTTCCTCCCTGGTCACTACTGATTTTCTACTTGTTGTTTGGAGGGTTCGGCTCCTCTGCAATTTAGCTACTGAATTTATTAAAATTGATGGTACCTGTTTGTATCTACATTGCCGTTAATCATATTCTCCACTAAACCTTGTCTTTTTTTTTGTAATCTGTGATCATATAGCAAAATCAGTCTAGGAATTCTCTTGTTGCCTTGAGAACATGAATAGAATCAGACCACATGTCACATACCTTGAGATTGATCAGCTTCTTTTTTGTTGCTAGGAGAAGGATGGTAAAAGTGAGTTCAAAAGGGAGATCATCCACACCACTTGCAGATCAGCGGGAGAAGAACAATCAATAGAGAGATAGGGCAAAAGGGAGATCTTTATGCCACATAAACTTCCAGATCAGCGTGAGGAGAACAGAGATAGGGCAAAAGGGGATCTCTATGCCGCCCATAGATCAACATATACCTTGGTCAAAGGAGGATGATCAAGGAGGACTTGGGAAGACCGGCGGGACGAAGGCATGGAGATCGCTGTTTGGCGCCAACGTGCGTTCTGTTTGGCGCCAAGCAGCCGTAGGAGATATTTCACCGGACAAATTGGGGTTTTTGTTTTCATTTTCTAAAAGAATTAAGTGGGGAAACTAGAGCGGTCAGATTGGAATTGACGGTTGATGTGGATATCTACAGTACCCGTGCAGTAGTAGTTCGACTGCAGAGGAGCCGAACCCGCGCGCGCTGGGTCCTCCAGGAGAAAGCCAACGACGCGGGCTATGTGTTCGGTGCCAGATCTATATCTTGTGCACGCCTTTGTTGTTTTTTCTTAGCATTTGCTTACCCGCATGCAAATAAGGTAGCACGTGCATGAGCGCACAAATTTGTGTGTGCTAGTCCTCCGTAAACAGTGGATCAGACCTATCGTGGAACTGAATCCTAGTTGTGGGCGTAGTGGACGCACAAGCCGGATCATTAATGAAAAACGTTTTACGCCGAATGAAAGGAAAGGGAAACGGCCGTATCAGATCGATCCCGTCTTTCTCGTTCTTTCTGTTTCTACTACGCTGAATGAATGGAAAGGAAAACGGCAGATATACTCCATCCTTTTGCGCTAATATTATGCTGAATGAAAGGAAAGGGGCGGCTGCCCTTGTCGTGCGCCATGTCGACGGACTTCTCGCCGCCATCGTCGGAACTGCCTCATCGCCGCGTCAGTTGCTCGAGTATGAACTGCCTCGTGTTGACCACGCTGGATTCAGACCCCATCGCTGGTTCACGTCGCCAGAAGGCTGCCTGATTGAGAAGCCGCCATGTttatttcggtccaaccgagttaaCCGAGCTAAGACCGGACCGGACCGGTGGATTTTCGGGCCGAAATTCACAGCTCGGACCGGCCATATTTTCCAGCGGGCCAGGACCGATCGGTCCGGTCCAACGCGGTCCATGAGCGGGCCGAAAAGCCCGCTTGGTACGTCCAGCCCAACTACAACTCTACACTGTCAGGATCCAGGCCGCTCATGACGGGCAGGCTAATGCTATGGTGAACTGGTTTCCAATGGCCCTCAAGGAGTCGGTGTGCTCGTGACTCATGAACCTCCCACAAAATTCCATTGCATCCTCGGACGAGCTGTGTGAACAGTTCATGGCCAACATCCAAGGGGCTTTCGACTGGCCCTGTACAATCATTGACTTGAACGCTTTTTGGCAAAAGGACTTCATGACGCTACGCAAGTTCATCCAAAATTCCTCGCATCAATGATGCTGAGATTGTCACCGCCTTCCATAATGGTGTCGAGGACCCTAGAATGCAAGTGAAGATGGTGGTTCATGATGTGCGCACGATAGTGTAGCTTTTCGAGTTGGCCGATAATGCGCCAGAGCCACCAAGGCCCTAGACTAGCCCTCCCGGACGGGTGACATGGAAGCCGGACCCACCCGCGACAAGAAGAATCAGAAGTGCAAGCCCCTGATTGTCCTGGCTGCGTAACCCATGTGGAAGCAGCAGAACAAGAGGGGGGGACACAACCTCCGACGACTCGGGCGAGAAGCCGTACTACAACCTGCACAACTCACACACGCACGATATGGCTGACTGCTGCGAAGGCAAGAAGCTGGGTGAGGATCATCAAAAGGAGTGGCATGAAAAGAGGCGTAGTGAAGACAAGCGGGAATGCGCCCAAGGAGGCGGACGCTCCGGCGGCTGCGGAGGCTGACGcgaccccccctccccccaagGCCGTGACAAGAAGGATGATGGTAAAGTTGAGGGCTACGCGGATTCGGACAAGGAGAGTGGCAGGTGTTTCCACGAACCTGTGGTTGTGGCATGCATCCATGGCGGGGACCAAACCCGTCATTCAAACTGACACTTCAAGCAGCTCGCTCGGGAAGTCAACGCTGCTCTTTTTAGGGGAGGGCTCCCAACACCCTTAGGTGGTTTGGAGTCCCTGTGACGTTCGACATTGCCGATCACCCAGCGAGCATAAAGGTGGTAGGGATCATCCCCATCATGGTCTCTCCCACCATCCACAACATCAAAGTCAcaaagaccctcatcgatggagAGGCCGGGCTAAACGTCAGCTCCAAAGGTCTTCGACCAGATGCAGATCCCCTACGACTGCCTGATGCCTGCTAAGCCTTTTACCAGGTGACATCCGGGAGCACCACGCCCATACGACAGGTTGCCTTACCTATCACCTTCGGGATCTAGGAGAACATCGGACAGAGAGCATTGTCTTCGATGTGGCTCACATCGGCTTGGAATACAACACCATCCTGGGCTACctggccctggccaagttcatggccgtgactcaccaCGCCTACAATGCcatgaagatgccggggcctaaaggtgtgatcactatcaAGGTCGACCAGGAGGACGCCGTCCAATGCGTTGAGCATTACTACAAGGCGGCCGCTACGCCCCCCAgatgagcaagatattcccagcACCTCCAAGGCCCCACCTCCACTTAGGCAGCGTCTGATCATGGAGAAGAAAACACCAACCAAGAAGATTGCCCGCAACGAAGATTAGGGGACCACCGTCTTGATAGGCGAAAGTCTCACCGACAAATAGGAACATATGCTTGTCACCTTCCTACGGGCAAATGCTGACATGTTCGCTTGGACAGCGTCAGACATGCCCGACGTCCCAAGGGAGGTGATCGACAACCACATGGCGGTGTGCCCGGACTcccgccccgtgaagcagaagatTTTCCAGCAATCACTTAGATGCAGGAATTTATCGTCTAGGAAGTCTAGAAGCTTAAGAAGGCCAAGTTCATCAGAGAGGTGATCCATGCAGGTGGGTCACTAACCCCGTGGTAGTATCGAAGGCTAACGGTGACCTACGCCTCTTCATAGACTTCAAAGATGTCAACAAGGCCTGCCCGAAGGACCAGTACCACCTGTCAAGGATAGACTAGATCGTTGACTCAACTGCAGGGTGCGATCTCCTGTGTTTCCTCGATGCCTTCTCCGGCTATCGTTAGATAAAAATTGCCAAGGAGGACGAAGAGATGACGGGTGTTCATCACACCCTACGGGGTGTGTTGTTTCGTATGTATGTCGTTCGGATTAAAGAACGCAGGGGCAACCATTCAGAGGCTCATGCACATCACCCTTGGGACTCAAATGGGCaagaatgttgaggcttacgtcgACGACATTGTCGTCAAGACCCGCAACCAAGATACATTGATCACAGACTTGGTGGAAACTTTTACCAACTTGCAAAAGGCcaacatcaagctcaaccctggCAAGTGCGTGTTCAGGGTGCCTTCCGGATAGCTTCTCAGTTTCCTAACATCAGGGCATCGGGGCCAACCCCGAGAAGATCCAGGCCATCAAAGAAATGAAGACCCCAAAGCGCCTGAAGGACATGCAGTGCCTGGCCGGATGCGTAGCTACACTAGGGCGCTTCATTTCGAAGCTGGGAGAACGGGCACTTCCATTCCTCAAAATCATGAAGAGAACATgcccgttcgagtggactccgGAAGCAGaccaagccggaagctcaaggaGTACCTAGCTATGCCCCCGATCATGGTGGCACCTCGGCCTAAAGAAACACTTTTGCTTTACCTCGCTGCCACCCCACAGACGGCCAGCGCGGTCCTTGTGGCCGAACGAGAGGAGACGAAGGAGCATATCGGGGGCCTAGAGCCCGTAGAAGACCCCTCTAGCCAGGAGGGCGTGCAGCTTAAGGGGGAGCTGACCCTCGAGCCCGCCAAGGCCCTCCCGGTGCAGCGCCTGGTATACTTTGTGAGCAGGGTACTACACGAGGCCCGAGAGCGATATCCCATGCCATAGAAGCCATTGTACGCTCTCCTCGTCAGATCTCGGAAGCTATGGCACTACTTCCAAGGGCACAACATCATAGTGGTGACTGAGTTCCCCTTGAAGGGAGTCTTGCATAACCCCAACGCGACGGGCCGTGTGGCCGAGTGGGGAATCGAGCTCCATGACTTTTCCCTAGAGTTCGTAGCAACCAAGACCATCAAGGGTCGAGCCTTGGCCGAATTCTTGGTGAAATGGACGTCCTCTGCCTTAGAGGGAGCAGAGGAAGAATCCACCCTTCCCGGGTAGGAGGATCCAAAGTATTGGGGGATGAACTTCGACGGTGCTTTCTCAGttcagggcgcgggggctggagttATTTTTACCTCGCCCACGGGAGATCAAATCTCCTATGTTGTTCAACTCGTCATCACGCACAACAAGGTCTGCAACAACATTGTTGAATATGAATGATTGATGGCAGGGCTAAGGGCCACAATGGCCCTTGGAATCAAGCACTTGATTGTGAGAGGGACTCCTAGTTGGTCATCAACGAGTCGAACACAGATTGCAAGGCCaaggtgtaacacccacgatgcggctatatctcccatgtgtcggagcacgacttagaggcataaccgcatggtaggcatgtcgcaagaggggtaatctttacacatcgcatgtactgaataagaaagggataaagagttggattacaatcgccacttcacacaatacaatacataaatatatcatacatcatccacaatacaatcaaggtccgactacggaaccaaaataaagaa
Above is a window of Triticum urartu cultivar G1812 unplaced genomic scaffold, Tu2.1 TuUngrouped_contig_9179, whole genome shotgun sequence DNA encoding:
- the LOC125532135 gene encoding uncharacterized protein LOC125532135 isoform X2, which translates into the protein MEAARFLQPLADGDLPAPRRHRPGRSYSSASPARGSPPCRRFSSSGEAQINTVQPSLCIHIDSYGSESFFKVFLFLVLVHASTEISKYIWAILVFFLMRILIFLSRKYLSILPASPYINSL
- the LOC125532135 gene encoding uncharacterized protein LOC125532135 isoform X1, with protein sequence MEAARFLQPLADGDLPAPRRHRPGRSYSSASPARGSPPCRRFSSSGEAQINTVQPSLCIHIDSYGSESFFKVFLFLVLVHASTEISKYIWAILVFFLMRRRKAKGRSSTLISCQVLEIPSIS
- the LOC125532135 gene encoding uncharacterized protein LOC125532135 isoform X3, with protein sequence MGICRPRAATAQEGAIPPPLRRVGVRRAGASRARERHRSEKEGKREIIYINLLSSIGNPKYFMSKAPMEKDGKSEFKREIIHTTCRSAGEEQSIER